A genome region from Armatimonadota bacterium includes the following:
- a CDS encoding tetratricopeptide repeat protein, whose product MLSHDFINYDDDKYITRNDNLRTGTWQSIRWAFTSFYAANWHPLTWISHILDIQLFGFKPMGHHLTNLVLHLLNVLLLFLAFNWMTGSPWKSGLVAALFATHPLHIESVAWVAERKDVLSTMFWMLTMLAYIGYARHPSVGRYMLVVILFAAGLMAKPMLVTLPFVLLLLDFWPLCRITYPFTANQKSKLSAERKKKSKGSYWKLIWEKAPLFALSLASSIVTCLAQAKGRSLGSLEMLPPGIRTANAVVSYATYLWKTIWPRKLAIFYPHPKDTLPEWKVLTAAVILASASFFVYRLSKHGRHYLMVGWLWYIGTLIPVIGLVQVGAQAMADRYTYIPLIGIFIILAWGMPELAGCANRESKPEAANEKRRGPLSKTPASILPFLACAAIAVFAACTYTQLGYWKNSLTLFRRSLAVVESDVAHNNLGLALADQKKIGEAIKHYAAALRIHPESIEAQGNMANALGSTGRIEDAIEGYRQILEMRPDDAKAHNNLANALMKLGKVDEAVEHYYAAIELTPNNPVIHYNLSTALFAKGDYAGAWREISFARRLGFQGDAKFVEQVREKVSINH is encoded by the coding sequence ATGCTCAGCCACGACTTCATCAACTACGACGATGACAAATATATTACCCGCAACGATAACTTGAGAACAGGCACTTGGCAGAGCATCCGCTGGGCATTTACTTCTTTCTATGCCGCCAACTGGCACCCACTGACTTGGATCTCACACATATTGGATATTCAACTCTTCGGATTTAAGCCAATGGGGCACCACCTAACTAACTTAGTGCTCCACCTGCTGAACGTCCTGCTGTTGTTCCTCGCCTTCAATTGGATGACGGGGTCGCCGTGGAAGAGCGGTCTTGTAGCGGCACTGTTCGCCACCCACCCACTCCATATCGAATCCGTCGCATGGGTAGCCGAGAGAAAAGACGTCCTCAGTACTATGTTTTGGATGCTGACCATGCTGGCATATATTGGGTATGCTCGGCATCCGAGCGTCGGCAGATATATGCTTGTTGTGATATTGTTTGCCGCAGGCTTAATGGCAAAGCCCATGCTCGTAACTCTTCCTTTCGTGCTCCTTCTCCTCGACTTCTGGCCGCTGTGCCGAATTACTTACCCATTCACCGCTAACCAAAAGAGCAAGTTATCGGCTGAAAGAAAAAAGAAAAGCAAGGGCTCTTATTGGAAGCTCATCTGGGAGAAGGCGCCGCTTTTTGCCCTTTCCCTTGCATCCAGCATTGTTACCTGTCTCGCGCAAGCCAAGGGCAGGTCGCTTGGGTCGCTGGAAATGCTGCCCCCTGGGATTCGCACCGCCAATGCAGTAGTATCATATGCAACATACCTTTGGAAAACCATCTGGCCTAGGAAACTAGCTATTTTCTATCCGCACCCCAAAGATACCCTGCCGGAGTGGAAGGTTCTCACGGCGGCGGTAATCCTAGCCAGCGCATCGTTTTTCGTCTACCGCCTCTCGAAGCATGGGCGGCACTACCTGATGGTAGGTTGGCTTTGGTATATCGGAACGCTTATACCCGTCATAGGCTTAGTTCAGGTCGGCGCGCAAGCAATGGCTGACAGATATACATACATCCCACTCATTGGAATCTTCATAATATTAGCCTGGGGGATGCCCGAACTGGCAGGATGTGCGAATAGAGAAAGCAAACCAGAAGCGGCAAATGAGAAAAGGCGGGGTCCTCTTTCAAAAACCCCAGCAAGCATTCTTCCATTCTTGGCATGCGCCGCCATAGCTGTTTTCGCCGCATGCACATATACCCAGCTCGGATATTGGAAGAACAGCTTAACCCTTTTCCGCCGCTCTCTCGCCGTGGTGGAGAGCGATGTCGCACACAACAACTTGGGTCTCGCGCTGGCAGATCAGAAAAAGATTGGTGAGGCGATAAAGCACTATGCGGCGGCGCTTCGCATTCACCCAGAATCAATTGAGGCGCAAGGGAATATGGCAAACGCCCTAGGTTCGACTGGCCGCATTGAAGATGCAATTGAGGGCTATCGGCAGATTTTGGAAATGAGACCAGATGACGCTAAGGCACACAACAACCTAGCAAACGCCTTGATGAAGCTCGGCAAGGTGGATGAGGCAGTCGAACACTATTACGCCGCCATTGAGCTCACGCCAAACAACCCTGTTATACATTACAACCTTTCGACCGCGCTATTCGCTAAAGGAGACTACGCTGGGGCGTGGCGCGAGATTAGCTTTGCCCGCAGGCTAGGCTTCCAAGGCGACGCAAAATTTGTGGAGCAAGTAAGAGAAAAAGTAAGTATTAATCATTAA
- a CDS encoding carbohydrate ABC transporter permease produces the protein MAVASRKRIGNPKVRAWRNAKIALTYAVLIGLSCVFLIPFFWMLSTSLTEASKVIVKNRSWIPNPVVWKNYKDALTVLPFHLFLKNTLIITISCIIGQVLSASLVAFGFSRMRFPGRDAIFILVLSTMMLPAQVTQIPTFILFTYLRWIDTLKPLIVPAFFGGGAFFIFLLRQFFLTIPTELEDAAKIDGCSPFGVYWNVAIPLSKPALATVAVFSFMSHWNDFMGPLIYIQSMENKTLALGLASFKTLHGTEYHLMMAASVAVLLPVLIIFFSAQKYFVRGIVMSGLKG, from the coding sequence ATGGCTGTAGCTTCAAGAAAACGAATTGGCAACCCGAAAGTTCGCGCATGGAGAAATGCGAAGATTGCGCTAACTTACGCAGTCTTAATTGGGCTGTCGTGCGTCTTCCTCATACCCTTCTTCTGGATGCTTTCAACCTCGCTAACCGAAGCTTCGAAGGTCATCGTAAAAAATCGCTCGTGGATACCCAACCCTGTTGTCTGGAAAAACTACAAGGACGCGCTGACGGTTCTGCCATTCCACTTATTCCTAAAAAATACGCTTATCATCACCATCTCCTGCATAATCGGACAAGTGCTAAGCGCATCCCTTGTTGCATTTGGCTTCTCGCGCATGAGGTTTCCAGGGCGCGATGCGATTTTTATCCTGGTGCTTTCAACGATGATGCTTCCGGCTCAGGTTACGCAGATACCGACATTTATTTTATTTACATATCTGCGGTGGATTGACACACTTAAGCCGCTCATTGTGCCGGCATTTTTCGGCGGCGGTGCATTCTTTATCTTCCTGCTCAGGCAATTTTTTCTAACTATCCCAACAGAACTGGAGGACGCCGCAAAAATTGACGGATGCAGTCCTTTTGGAGTCTACTGGAATGTGGCAATTCCACTCTCCAAGCCAGCGCTTGCAACAGTAGCGGTATTCAGCTTCATGAGCCACTGGAATGACTTCATGGGACCGCTGATTTACATCCAGTCTATGGAGAATAAGACGCTTGCGCTCGGACTGGCATCGTTCAAAACTCTTCATGGGACCGAGTACCACCTGATGATGGCCGCTTCGGTGGCGGTCCTCCTGCCGGTGCTGATAATATTCTTCTCGGCGCAGAAGTACTTCGTGAGGGGCATTGTGATGTCGGGGTTGAAGGGATAG
- a CDS encoding family 78 glycoside hydrolase catalytic domain, translated as MSIDISNPCWLLFILAAGVILNLANDARADSKPRVTRLLTEYRENPLGIDAVEPRFSWQFVQDGRNCRQSAFQIQIADDLQALLSGKANIWDLGKVESSKNIISLPLGPRLKSGTRYWWRVKVWDANDVESEFSEPAWFETALLDQSEWQGVWLAAPGGGNGYHSALSSKAEDVKWVQVDLGEPMEFSAVKLFPARPYNWREDVPGFGFPLRYRLEASNEPDFKEPTILVDKTAEDQPNPKEQPVEHKFDTVKARYVRLTATKLWMRQDGQRLLALAEMQVISPDGTDIAFGKQVKALDSIEDSGWSASQLTEGILRSAEEPKIAPLFRREFELPKPVKWARAYVTGLGYCELHLNGRKVGDRVLDPAYTVFDKRVLYSTYDVTEMLRQGRNAVGVILGKGWYSKSPRFILQLNIMFEDGTRTSIVTDSHWKRGNSPILENSLYHGEVYDARLEQPGWDAPGFDDSKWEPAETVPSPTQKLSAEVIQPIRVSETIKPKAVTSPKEGIWVYDFGQNFSGWCRLKVSGPAGTEVRLRYAEVLYDYGMVNQENLRSARATDRYILKGDGVEVYEPRFTYHGFRYVQLEGFPGEPDLDTLLGCVVRTDFPQRGSFECSNALINQIQHNSVWGYKTNWHSIPTDCPQRDERQGWMGDAGVAAEVGFYNFDMGAAFSKFLQDIQDQQGEDGRIPDTVPHVWGSNPGDPMWAAAYHVIVWDMYRHTGDQRLLEKHYENLKRYVDMLAKEAPDGILSRNNYGDWVGVVETPKDLISTGAFYYVADILRQIARKTGHFKDFREYSALCSKIADAFNAKFFHPESNTYGNGSQYSNAWPLYLGIVPKEHKKAVVDNLVHDIMVNHKGHLSVGFLGARYLPDVLCNEGHPDVAYTIVTQKDYPGWGYMIENGATTIWELWVYAVGNGMNSHNHPAFGSISAWFYRKIAGIAPKFEHGGFEYFYIKPFVMGDLTEAKASVETIRGTAASHWKRSQDKLTLDATVPANSCASVWVPKNGIKNPIVKESGVLVWKGGKFIPGADGIESAADEGDWVRFEVGSGKYSFELSSS; from the coding sequence ATGAGCATTGACATTTCAAATCCATGCTGGCTCCTGTTTATTCTCGCCGCAGGGGTAATACTCAACCTTGCAAACGACGCGCGTGCCGACTCAAAGCCGCGTGTAACTCGCCTTCTGACCGAATATCGCGAGAATCCTCTAGGCATTGATGCAGTCGAACCCAGATTCTCATGGCAGTTTGTTCAGGATGGAAGAAACTGCAGGCAAAGCGCATTTCAGATTCAAATTGCAGATGACCTCCAGGCACTCCTAAGCGGCAAGGCAAATATCTGGGACCTCGGCAAAGTAGAATCAAGCAAGAATATAATTTCGCTTCCGCTTGGACCCCGGCTGAAAAGCGGAACGAGATACTGGTGGCGTGTCAAGGTGTGGGACGCAAATGATGTCGAAAGCGAATTCAGCGAACCTGCGTGGTTTGAAACCGCCCTGCTGGACCAATCTGAGTGGCAGGGCGTCTGGCTGGCGGCTCCGGGAGGCGGCAACGGCTACCACTCAGCACTCAGCTCAAAAGCGGAGGACGTTAAGTGGGTGCAGGTTGATTTGGGCGAACCAATGGAGTTCTCGGCTGTTAAGCTGTTCCCAGCAAGGCCCTACAACTGGCGGGAAGACGTCCCCGGCTTTGGTTTCCCTCTGCGCTATCGGCTTGAGGCTTCCAATGAACCAGACTTCAAGGAGCCAACTATACTTGTTGACAAAACCGCCGAGGACCAGCCGAACCCAAAGGAACAGCCTGTTGAGCATAAATTCGACACCGTCAAGGCGCGCTACGTCAGGCTGACGGCTACAAAGCTTTGGATGCGGCAGGATGGCCAGAGGCTGTTAGCGCTTGCAGAAATGCAGGTCATAAGCCCAGACGGCACCGACATCGCCTTTGGAAAGCAGGTCAAAGCGCTCGACAGCATTGAGGACAGCGGATGGTCTGCAAGCCAACTTACAGAAGGAATCCTCAGGTCCGCTGAGGAGCCGAAGATTGCTCCCTTGTTTCGGAGGGAGTTCGAACTGCCAAAGCCTGTCAAATGGGCGCGGGCATACGTTACAGGGCTAGGCTACTGCGAGCTTCACCTGAACGGCAGGAAAGTAGGCGACCGCGTCCTCGACCCGGCATATACGGTCTTCGACAAGCGGGTGCTCTACAGCACATACGATGTAACAGAAATGCTCAGGCAAGGTAGAAATGCCGTCGGCGTAATACTAGGCAAAGGATGGTACAGCAAGTCTCCGCGATTCATCCTTCAGCTAAACATAATGTTCGAAGACGGCACAAGGACAAGCATAGTTACCGACTCCCACTGGAAGCGCGGCAACAGCCCAATCCTAGAGAACTCCCTCTACCATGGCGAGGTGTACGACGCTCGGCTCGAACAGCCCGGATGGGATGCTCCCGGCTTCGACGACTCAAAGTGGGAGCCGGCGGAAACAGTCCCATCGCCAACCCAAAAACTTTCCGCGGAAGTAATTCAACCCATTCGGGTAAGTGAGACAATCAAGCCAAAAGCAGTTACCAGTCCAAAAGAAGGCATCTGGGTTTACGACTTCGGACAAAATTTCTCCGGCTGGTGCCGCCTGAAAGTGTCGGGTCCAGCGGGAACAGAGGTGCGCCTCCGCTATGCCGAAGTGCTTTATGACTACGGCATGGTGAACCAAGAAAACCTTAGAAGCGCTAGAGCCACCGACCGCTACATCCTTAAGGGTGATGGCGTCGAAGTCTACGAACCAAGATTCACCTATCACGGCTTCCGATACGTCCAGCTGGAAGGCTTCCCTGGGGAGCCAGACCTCGACACCCTGCTCGGCTGTGTCGTTCGAACCGATTTCCCCCAGCGAGGTTCTTTTGAGTGCTCCAATGCGCTTATAAACCAAATCCAGCACAACTCCGTCTGGGGCTACAAAACCAACTGGCACAGTATTCCAACCGACTGCCCCCAGCGCGACGAACGCCAGGGGTGGATGGGCGACGCAGGAGTAGCGGCGGAGGTCGGCTTCTACAACTTCGATATGGGTGCCGCATTCTCCAAATTCCTCCAGGACATACAAGACCAGCAGGGCGAAGACGGCAGAATCCCCGATACGGTTCCCCATGTTTGGGGGTCGAATCCCGGGGACCCAATGTGGGCGGCGGCTTATCATGTTATCGTCTGGGACATGTACCGCCATACCGGCGACCAGCGACTTTTGGAAAAACACTACGAAAACCTCAAGCGATATGTGGATATGCTCGCCAAAGAGGCGCCAGACGGCATCCTAAGCCGCAATAATTACGGCGATTGGGTGGGCGTCGTCGAGACTCCGAAGGACCTGATTTCGACGGGGGCGTTCTACTACGTCGCCGACATCCTGAGGCAGATAGCGCGAAAAACAGGCCATTTCAAAGATTTTCGCGAATACAGCGCCTTGTGCTCGAAAATTGCCGACGCCTTCAATGCCAAGTTTTTCCATCCGGAGTCCAATACGTATGGAAATGGCAGTCAATATTCGAATGCCTGGCCGCTCTACCTCGGCATCGTCCCCAAAGAACACAAAAAGGCGGTTGTGGATAACCTGGTCCATGATATAATGGTAAACCACAAGGGGCATCTGAGCGTGGGATTCCTTGGGGCACGCTACCTTCCCGACGTCCTCTGCAACGAAGGGCATCCGGATGTCGCCTATACTATAGTAACTCAGAAAGATTACCCCGGGTGGGGCTATATGATTGAAAATGGAGCGACTACTATATGGGAGCTGTGGGTGTATGCTGTCGGCAACGGCATGAATTCACACAACCATCCGGCTTTCGGCTCAATCAGCGCCTGGTTCTATCGAAAGATTGCGGGCATAGCGCCGAAGTTCGAGCACGGCGGGTTCGAGTATTTTTACATCAAACCATTTGTAATGGGAGACCTGACAGAGGCAAAGGCTTCGGTTGAAACCATCAGAGGGACCGCCGCATCGCACTGGAAGCGCTCTCAAGACAAGCTGACGCTTGATGCCACTGTTCCCGCAAACTCCTGCGCATCCGTCTGGGTGCCGAAGAATGGCATAAAGAACCCCATCGTCAAAGAAAGCGGGGTCTTAGTATGGAAAGGCGGCAAATTCATCCCAGGCGCCGACGGCATAGAATCAGCGGCCGACGAAGGAGATTGGGTTAGATTCGAGGTAGGCTCCGGCAAATACTCGTTCGAACTGAGCAGTAGCTAA
- a CDS encoding family 20 glycosylhydrolase — protein sequence MNAFFKPKEIEIRERRLPLFKGGKPAYHVVIADDADAVVHEAARIVCEAISHPSDRIIPESKDCRQSPAIILCTPNGPSRFSRMIEGSRLPETPVNRDQAYQITITGDDVVLLGYTPQALVYAAMTLGELVEGKGKNAQLPDVSVFDYPDMAYRGIYVECRWGPDSMTLDEWKHAIDELAAMRMNIVSIGLYNNWPIQYDGVISEWMMVPIKKYPKLKTPKLVNYYSPSKKKDIRLEYVPRIYAEDLFGEIIKYAKSKGVIVRPHFNTPGHNTQIPRHYPETSAKFADGTPKKYGFCMSSPATFEVMFNIFDEICDRYLLPNGIDWFHIGLDEVYPLVGMNMDMPLKRIDPWCECPECAKTPPEDRFVNYAVRLAKHLKEKGINHIGMWHDHFLRGGKMNDELKRRFEEEGLKDSVVLHWWRYSDFFDTTMPELGFRRWVVPMTGYFYWINYTDHLHNVFWAIDKGVEENAEGVEAYGVWHPAFHQHYIMLAAKSWNSERWAHPGAVREEYAKFLFGGRWKEGLRGLCYFDNVTGGGGMMNWLSRLFSYPYLYANWEADAFIRENYPQAIIEQLLHNSLNVLGFLSQASAETQKAISIFERMIDGKPSKSRSKSAINSQSALINLYLIECRRIKAVLDLFLCMTNSVKLARSGADGERLLKAADEVEKAVAQLDEAMLAIEKTWLQPFVPQTLRELTLMRRFAVDLAAELRMGQKGELKVMECKPIEWPND from the coding sequence ATGAACGCATTCTTTAAGCCGAAAGAAATCGAGATTAGAGAAAGAAGACTGCCCCTCTTCAAAGGAGGGAAGCCCGCATATCACGTGGTGATTGCCGACGATGCCGATGCGGTAGTTCACGAAGCCGCACGGATAGTCTGCGAGGCAATCAGCCACCCAAGCGACCGCATTATACCCGAAAGCAAGGACTGCAGGCAGTCGCCCGCTATAATTCTCTGCACCCCAAACGGCCCTTCGCGATTCAGCCGAATGATTGAGGGTAGCAGGCTTCCCGAAACTCCAGTCAACCGCGACCAAGCCTACCAAATAACCATTACAGGCGATGATGTCGTCCTTCTCGGATACACTCCCCAGGCGCTGGTTTATGCGGCAATGACGCTCGGCGAGCTGGTTGAAGGCAAGGGCAAAAATGCCCAGCTACCCGATGTCAGCGTCTTCGACTACCCGGATATGGCATACCGAGGCATTTACGTCGAATGCCGCTGGGGACCAGACAGCATGACGCTCGATGAATGGAAGCATGCTATAGACGAGCTTGCCGCAATGCGCATGAATATCGTCAGCATAGGCTTATACAACAACTGGCCAATCCAATACGATGGGGTAATCTCCGAATGGATGATGGTACCAATCAAAAAGTATCCTAAGCTAAAGACGCCCAAGCTTGTAAACTACTATTCGCCGTCAAAGAAAAAAGACATACGCCTTGAGTATGTGCCTCGGATATATGCAGAAGACCTTTTCGGCGAAATTATCAAGTATGCGAAGTCAAAGGGCGTTATCGTAAGGCCCCACTTCAATACTCCGGGCCACAATACGCAAATCCCGCGCCACTACCCAGAAACATCGGCGAAGTTCGCAGACGGCACACCGAAAAAATACGGCTTCTGCATGAGCAGTCCGGCAACCTTCGAGGTGATGTTCAACATTTTCGACGAAATCTGCGACAGATATCTACTGCCAAACGGAATTGACTGGTTCCACATCGGCTTGGACGAAGTATATCCGCTGGTTGGGATGAATATGGACATGCCTCTAAAGCGCATAGACCCCTGGTGCGAGTGCCCCGAATGCGCAAAGACGCCGCCCGAAGACCGCTTCGTCAACTACGCAGTTCGCCTGGCGAAACACCTAAAAGAGAAAGGGATAAACCATATCGGCATGTGGCACGACCACTTCCTGCGCGGCGGAAAAATGAACGACGAGCTTAAGAGGCGCTTCGAAGAGGAAGGCTTAAAGGATTCGGTCGTGCTCCACTGGTGGCGGTATTCAGACTTCTTCGACACCACTATGCCCGAGCTGGGATTTAGGCGGTGGGTGGTGCCGATGACGGGGTACTTCTACTGGATTAACTATACCGACCACCTGCACAATGTTTTCTGGGCGATAGATAAGGGCGTCGAGGAGAACGCAGAAGGCGTCGAAGCATACGGAGTTTGGCATCCAGCATTCCACCAGCACTACATCATGCTTGCGGCGAAATCGTGGAACTCCGAACGCTGGGCACACCCCGGTGCGGTTAGGGAAGAATACGCGAAGTTCCTCTTCGGCGGCAGATGGAAGGAAGGGCTGAGGGGGCTCTGCTACTTCGACAACGTTACCGGTGGCGGCGGCATGATGAACTGGCTCAGTCGGCTGTTCAGCTACCCATACCTATACGCCAATTGGGAAGCCGACGCATTCATACGCGAGAACTATCCCCAGGCTATTATCGAACAACTCCTCCACAATTCGCTGAATGTATTGGGCTTTCTCAGCCAGGCGTCCGCCGAGACGCAAAAGGCAATTTCTATATTCGAAAGAATGATTGACGGCAAACCCTCTAAATCCAGAAGCAAGTCAGCCATCAACAGCCAGAGTGCTCTTATCAACCTCTATCTAATCGAGTGCAGGCGCATCAAGGCGGTGCTCGACCTCTTTTTATGCATGACCAACTCTGTCAAATTGGCGCGCAGTGGCGCAGATGGCGAAAGGCTTCTAAAAGCGGCAGACGAAGTCGAGAAAGCCGTCGCACAGCTCGATGAAGCAATGCTGGCAATCGAGAAGACATGGCTCCAGCCTTTCGTGCCTCAAACGCTAAGAGAGCTTACACTAATGCGCCGATTTGCAGTTGACCTCGCCGCTGAGCTTCGGATGGGGCAAAAAGGCGAACTGAAGGTCATGGAATGCAAGCCAATTGAATGGCCAAATGACTGA
- a CDS encoding sugar ABC transporter permease — MTKRQKIEAFQGFLFILPWVIGFLVFALGPVIASLALSFCKWDILTPPKFVGFANYAKMASDPLIRKSLFNTIYYAAFAIPLGMCGALGTALLLNQKLKGMRLFRTLFYVPSVTAGVATYLLWSWIFNPELGLLNRALRHQVWWLDFSNGINWKLVPLVANPPKWLADPHWAMPALIIMSLWGVGGGMLIYLAGLQGIPEELYEAATIDGANTVQKFRYVTIPMLSPTIFFNLIMSIIGAFQVFGAAFIMTGGGPMNATLFYVLYLFQNAFMYFRMGYASAMAWLLFIIILTLTLIQFRLSRRWVHYQ, encoded by the coding sequence ATGACTAAAAGGCAAAAAATAGAGGCTTTTCAAGGCTTTTTGTTCATCCTTCCATGGGTGATTGGCTTTCTTGTATTCGCGCTGGGCCCAGTGATTGCATCGCTCGCGCTCAGTTTCTGCAAATGGGACATTCTTACGCCGCCTAAGTTTGTGGGCTTCGCGAATTACGCGAAGATGGCAAGCGACCCACTGATTCGAAAGTCGCTGTTTAATACAATCTACTATGCGGCATTTGCAATTCCACTAGGCATGTGCGGCGCGCTCGGCACGGCACTTCTGCTTAACCAAAAGCTAAAAGGCATGAGGCTCTTTCGCACACTTTTCTATGTGCCGTCGGTTACCGCAGGCGTCGCAACCTACCTGTTGTGGAGCTGGATTTTCAACCCAGAGCTTGGGCTACTCAATCGTGCGCTTAGGCATCAGGTATGGTGGCTTGATTTTTCAAATGGGATAAACTGGAAATTGGTGCCGCTGGTGGCGAATCCCCCAAAATGGCTTGCCGACCCCCATTGGGCAATGCCAGCGCTCATAATAATGTCGCTTTGGGGCGTTGGGGGCGGAATGCTCATCTATTTGGCGGGACTGCAGGGGATTCCCGAGGAACTTTACGAAGCCGCAACGATTGATGGAGCAAATACCGTCCAAAAGTTCCGCTACGTTACCATCCCAATGCTCAGCCCGACCATCTTTTTCAACCTAATAATGAGCATCATTGGCGCATTCCAGGTCTTTGGAGCCGCATTTATCATGACCGGCGGCGGCCCAATGAATGCAACGCTGTTCTATGTGCTCTATCTTTTCCAAAACGCGTTCATGTACTTCCGAATGGGATATGCTTCGGCGATGGCGTGGCTCTTGTTTATCATCATACTTACGCTTACGCTAATCCAATTCCGTCTTTCCAGGAGATGGGTGCATTATCAGTAG
- a CDS encoding neutral/alkaline non-lysosomal ceramidase N-terminal domain-containing protein, translating into MIKVGTGTKVITPPVGTSLAGYFHERKSTAVHDDLLAKAVVLDNGTAKTAICVCDLLWIQSYQTAEIRRLVHSEVGIPPENIMVSTTHTHTGPETRIHQPLVLPNDKYVQELPRLIADAIIEAHSNMKPATLRLGEEYEDRIAFNRRYRMKDGSVRFNPPKQDPNILGPDGPIDPQMNVLRIDGEDGKPIAILANYALHVDVMGGCEISADFPGEMARIVSSIYESKPLVIFLQGAQGNINHRDVSDPRKQSGWDEVVRIARVLAGKVLAASELSTPMCSEVLAAKTRILDILYHPLTDQLRRRAAEIRSMPNPSEFDLAQAKLIEKYELDGKNANVELQVIRVGDTAFVGIPGEYFVEYGLSIKEWSPFSQTFIVGLANACFGYIPTQDAFYPGTYETMPILSATLEPSAGVRIANAAGDILREMELLNQ; encoded by the coding sequence ATGATTAAAGTTGGAACAGGAACAAAAGTAATAACACCGCCTGTAGGCACTTCGCTTGCAGGGTACTTCCACGAACGCAAATCCACGGCTGTTCACGACGACCTCCTGGCGAAGGCGGTGGTTCTCGACAATGGCACGGCGAAAACTGCCATCTGCGTCTGCGACCTCCTGTGGATTCAGTCGTACCAAACCGCGGAAATAAGAAGGCTTGTCCACAGCGAAGTCGGCATCCCGCCCGAAAACATCATGGTCTCCACCACCCACACCCACACAGGACCCGAAACGCGCATACATCAACCCCTTGTCCTGCCGAACGACAAGTATGTTCAAGAACTGCCCAGGCTTATTGCCGATGCCATAATCGAGGCGCACTCTAACATGAAGCCAGCGACCCTCAGGCTTGGCGAGGAATATGAGGACCGAATAGCCTTCAACCGCCGATATCGCATGAAGGATGGAAGCGTGCGGTTTAATCCCCCAAAGCAAGACCCAAACATACTCGGTCCCGACGGCCCAATTGACCCGCAGATGAACGTACTGCGCATAGACGGCGAAGACGGCAAGCCGATCGCCATCCTGGCGAACTATGCCCTGCATGTTGACGTAATGGGCGGATGCGAGATATCTGCCGACTTCCCAGGCGAGATGGCGCGCATCGTAAGCAGTATTTACGAAAGCAAGCCGCTGGTAATCTTCCTGCAGGGGGCGCAGGGAAACATAAACCACCGCGACGTCTCAGACCCGAGAAAGCAGTCTGGGTGGGACGAGGTAGTGCGAATTGCCCGCGTACTCGCAGGAAAAGTGCTAGCCGCATCGGAGCTTTCCACCCCAATGTGCTCCGAAGTGCTGGCGGCAAAGACGCGCATCCTCGACATCCTCTACCATCCGCTCACCGACCAGCTTCGGCGCAGGGCAGCTGAAATACGCAGTATGCCTAATCCCAGCGAGTTCGACCTTGCTCAGGCGAAGCTTATCGAGAAATACGAGCTTGACGGCAAGAATGCCAATGTTGAACTGCAGGTAATTCGCGTGGGCGATACAGCGTTTGTAGGCATTCCAGGCGAATACTTCGTGGAATATGGGCTCAGCATTAAGGAATGGTCGCCATTCTCGCAGACGTTCATCGTCGGGCTGGCAAATGCATGCTTTGGATACATCCCAACCCAAGACGCATTCTATCCAGGCACATACGAAACGATGCCGATTCTCTCGGCAACCCTGGAGCCGTCAGCAGGAGTCCGCATTGCAAATGCGGCAGGCGACATATTAAGGGAAATGGAGTTGCTGAATCAATGA